In the Triticum aestivum cultivar Chinese Spring chromosome 2B, IWGSC CS RefSeq v2.1, whole genome shotgun sequence genome, caccgcgcctcgagtacccgccCCCGTCCTTCTCTCGCTGCCGCGGTAGTTCCTGGACGCCGCGGCGGATGGAGACGGCGACCTCCTCGTCGTCGGGATCGGGGTCGCTCTCCTCCGGGTCGCCGGCGCTTCGCCCAGTCAAGCCGGAGCCGCGGGAGACGCCGCTCGGGCGCCGCACCCGCAGCGGTGCCCTCGTCATTAACGAGGGCGCCCGCCCCTCCCCTCATTCCGTCCGCCTCGTCCGGCCGAAGACCGAGCCGGGGTTACTCCCCGTCAAGAAGGAACACGCGGAGATGGCCGCCGCCGACGGgaccgccctcaagtgggcgaagAAGGACTACGTCCGCAAGCAGCTGGAGCGCCAGCGCCGGGCCTACGAGGAGATCGCCGCTCGGCACCGCGGACGCGACAAGGGTGGCATCGTCGTCCTCGGCaacgacgacgaggacgcgccCGGGTCGTCCAACCCTCCGCGCGTCGACGACCTGgtcaggggtgcagcagggacggcaCCGGCGGGTCGCAGCAGGGCCAcggcggcagcgacgacgacgacgacggcggcaactACACCCATTTCTATAGGCTCCTCGGAATGAAGGGCGGCGACAGCGGCGTAgtagggctccggcgggcggcggcgacggcgtagTAGGGCTAGGCTAGGCGtagtttttctttttaaaaaaatgaatgaaatcacCGAGTTTGTGCAAATTCGTATCATATCGCCGAGTTTGTGCCGTGTTTGTACAAATTCGTATCAAAGCGCCGAGTTTGTGCCGACTTGGGGGGCGACCTGGGGGCGGCGACTGGGAACACAATCGCCCCCACGCCGAAAGAAACGCCGGTTTGACCCCAGACGGCTCTTTTTCGGCATcctgggggccgaacggctgaagatgctcttagtaTATATAGACGAGTAAAGCATGTAGGTACCTTTTTTACGGATATGTCCGTTCCAAATTAACTGAAGGCGACGTCAATTAATTTAGATAGGAGAGAGTATTAGTTTACATGGCTCCCAATCGGAGGCTAATATGTCATTTACCATGAAGCTAGGCCATTCTAAAACTGGATTCTTTTTCTGTAGCAATTCATTTTTTCTAGTTGTGGGAAAGATGATCACTTAATTTCATGCATGGCACagtaaataaaaatgaaagcaACAATAATGAGCAAAGAGTAGCTTTATTTAAGCCTTATATATACAGTGTAGGCAATATTACAGAGCAAATACATCAACTAAAACAATCGCCAGTTCCAATATTAATTTAAGGAAACAAGATCCAGCTACAACTTCATAACCAAATATAATTAGCATACTAATACTTGACATCATTGTTCAACATCAGATCGACTGTGCAAGACTCCAGAAACTCAGGAAAGCAGACTTGCCCTTGATTTATTTTTCAACTGCAGAGTGCTCTATGCATGTTCATTATTTGAAGCATTTGGCATTAACATGTCCCTGTGACGTCGTTGCACTTCAAGACTGGGGCATGTTAGCTCAGCCAGGCCCTGACAATATGACATGCTAGCTCAACAAGACTCTTATTCCTTGGGGACACAACGCCCTTGAAAACTAGCACATGCTGCATGAGTTCATTGGATACCTAGAGATGAAAAGACAGCCTTCATTCAGTTAACGATTACACACCATAACTAAGTACCAACATATTTGCAGGACAGTGAGCAACTTACATGTGAGATGAAAGTCTCCAACGAAAGAGAAGCCAGAGGAAAAAAATCAAAGCCCCAACCAAAGGGCAATCCTTGAAGATAGATACTCAGAGAATTCAGGTCAGCAAGTTTGCTAGGTACCATTGGTGAGACCAACTACACAAATGATGTCAGGTCAATTGCATTCCAGTATTAACTTATGTAATCCCATTAATTAAAACAGTTTTAGAGCATACCTCCCTGCTTGGCGTGCTCGACACCAGCTCTGCTTGAGTGTAACAGATCGATGTGGTGATGTTCACTAGTAAGCTCTTCACTTGCAATGCTTCTCCAAGTGAGACTCGAACCTTGAGGTTACCTGCAAAGTGAAAACTGGAGAGATTTGGAGCTTTGCTCTCTATCAATCCCAGCTTGCTGCAATGTAACACCTTCAAGTGGCTTAACCGCTCAAGATGGCAAGGTATCCTCAAGCAGTTTACCTCACTGCAATCCCTAAGTAAAACCTGCTCTAAAGCTTGGGAACTGGAAACAAGGCAGCTTAGCTCGTCCCCCGTAATTTCCACCATTAACAGCTCTAACTTTGTCAGGCTTGTCAAGCCACAGAGCCCAGCCATAGGATGAAAGGAACAGCTGGAAAGGTAAAGACACCGAAGCGAGTTTCCCAGCCCATTCAATATAAGTGTGCACGGGAACTTGTATCTGCGTTTGTTGCTCATAGACATAGGCATAGTAAGGGTGAGTTCTTCAATTCCTGGTTTAACAGCCTTATGAAGCCATTTGTCGATATAATCACGGTCCTTCGCTTTGCCATTTGGAACAAACCGAAGTTTCAGTATTCTCACGCCAGTGCCCGAGTGGTTTCCCAGAATGTGGTCAATTTTGTCTCTAAAAGCTCTAGCTGTTTCCGTGTAATCCGCACATACGTCCAACCCAAATGCTTCCCTGTTCAAAATGAGGATCGAATGGCACCTCCAGGAAGACAAAAAGGACCGGGACAGGCAGGCGGCTCTGGCAGCATCTTTCAATGGCATTAAGGAATGTATATGATGCCAGATGTCCTGCAAGCACAAGCATGAGAGGGAGTTAAACATCAGACATGTAAGATACATGCACATGATTGCACAAAGTGCACCAATGCCGCAGAGATACACCATGCGTTGGAACGAAGGTTAGGTATATTGAGCATCTTTCCCGGAGTGTCTGCGATGGTTTTTGCTAAGAAAGGTAGACGCCATTGTTACCTGGTATGATCCTACTTTATTTAGGCATGGAGCAAAGCACTGAACAAATATTGGTCTATGCATCTCGTTAAACAAGATGCACAGGCAGAATATACACTAGCATGATACAAATTAAGACAAAGTATCAGAAGTAAACGTGTATGCATGCTGCACAAAGAACACATTTAAATACTTCCTCTGAAAAGTAATATGAAGATGTTTTGGATCACTACTTTATTGACCTAAAACGTCTTCTATTTGTTTATAGAGGGAGAACAACTCAACAGCGTTGGCAGCTAGGTCACAATATACAGCAAACAAACCTGAGCCACTAAGATGAGGAGATGATAGGTTTAAAATTGCCAGATAAAGGATGGATATGCACTTCAAAAGTTACAATGTATTGCTTGCAATGGGGATCTACCTGCCTGCCTAGTTCTATTCATGAGCAAAGAAAGCAGCCTAGTTATTACTACAATTGTAAGTTCCGAGAAGCTAGAGATACAAATACTTGTGACGGGCTGCCATTGAAGCAAACTGGTAGTAGTAAGTATTACCTCCGTCCCGAAaagcttgtcttagatttgtttagatacggatgtatccagacacgttttagtgttagatacatccgtatttagacaagctttt is a window encoding:
- the LOC123047281 gene encoding uncharacterized protein, yielding MSKQRGRRRRQTRYPPDGLIAGSSRGKRIMASSCQQDCVPGGSAYANGQANTEAPPCQQDFVPGGSGYANGQAKTEALPCQQDRPPGESTCTNGQAKTEASPCQQGDTSQTEECSVPNLPEDIWHHIHSLMPLKDAARAACLSRSFLSSWRCHSILILNREAFGLDVCADYTETARAFRDKIDHILGNHSGTGVRILKLRFVPNGKAKDRDYIDKWLHKAVKPGIEELTLTMPMSMSNKRRYKFPCTLILNGLGNSLRCLYLSSCSFHPMAGLCGLTSLTKLELLMVEITGDELSCLVSSSQALEQVLLRDCSEVNCLRIPCHLERLSHLKVLHCSKLGLIESKAPNLSSFHFAGNLKVRVSLGEALQVKSLLVNITTSICYTQAELVSSTPSRELVSPMVPSKLADLNSLSIYLQGLPFGWGFDFFPLASLSLETFISHVSNELMQHVLVFKGVVSPRNKSLVELACHIVRAWLS